A DNA window from Oceanotoga teriensis contains the following coding sequences:
- the ligA gene encoding NAD-dependent DNA ligase LigA: protein MNKKEKYEELKNKINYHNNKYYIENDPEITDEEYDKIFSELLKIEKENPEYKTLDSPSQRVGGLKNENFEKIQHTIPMLSLDNTYNSEEIIDFDRRIQKNLNEQYEYICELKIDGVSISLKYENGILIRALTRGNGSIGEDITQNVKTIMSIPLKLKENINIEVRGEIFMKNLEFEKINKFRESRGLNIFANPRNATAGTLKLLDTSEVAKRKMDSYIYYIVNKEELDIKNQESALKKLEELGFKVNENNKKALNIQQVIEYWELWNKNRKKLEYEADGIVVKINNFDQQRNLGETVRSPRWAIAFKFQAETKTTKINEIKLQVGSTGIITPVAELEPIKLEGTIVKRCSLHNFEYIKLKDIKEKDTVVIQKAGGIIPQIVNVVKEKRTGKEIKVEEPLRCPVCNSETGKLNPSEVAIRCLNPLCPEKLARSLEKFVSREAMNIEGLGPKLIKRMVEAKIIKDISDIYYIKDTDLFSLGEGIGEKTVENLLKEIEKSKNQSLEYVLNGLGIPLVGKKTAKDLSKYFKNIDNIKNSNTDKLKEVDGIGEDIAKSLKIFFEEEITQKILNKLKNAGINFEYKNGQENGILINTIISQTGTLKNMSRKEFSDYIEKKGGIFSSSVTKKVDILVIGENPGSKLEKARKYQIPVMEEDEFFNKY, encoded by the coding sequence ATGAATAAAAAAGAAAAATATGAAGAATTAAAAAATAAAATAAATTATCATAATAATAAATATTATATAGAGAATGATCCTGAAATAACAGATGAAGAATATGATAAAATATTTTCTGAACTTTTAAAAATTGAAAAAGAAAATCCTGAATATAAGACATTAGATTCACCTTCTCAAAGAGTGGGAGGCTTAAAGAATGAAAATTTTGAAAAAATACAACATACAATTCCAATGTTATCCCTTGACAATACTTATAATAGTGAAGAAATAATTGATTTTGATAGAAGAATTCAAAAAAATTTAAATGAACAATATGAGTATATATGTGAATTAAAAATAGATGGTGTATCAATATCATTAAAATATGAAAATGGTATATTAATAAGGGCATTAACAAGAGGAAATGGAAGTATAGGAGAAGATATAACTCAAAATGTAAAAACTATAATGAGTATACCATTAAAATTAAAAGAAAATATAAATATTGAAGTACGTGGCGAAATATTTATGAAAAATTTAGAATTTGAGAAAATAAATAAATTTAGAGAATCAAGAGGATTAAATATATTTGCTAATCCAAGAAATGCAACAGCTGGAACTTTAAAACTATTAGATACTTCTGAAGTTGCAAAAAGGAAAATGGATTCTTATATATATTATATAGTAAACAAAGAAGAGCTTGATATAAAAAATCAAGAATCAGCATTAAAAAAGCTCGAAGAACTTGGATTTAAAGTAAATGAAAATAATAAAAAGGCTTTAAATATACAACAAGTTATAGAATATTGGGAATTATGGAATAAAAACAGAAAAAAACTTGAATACGAAGCTGATGGTATAGTTGTAAAAATAAATAATTTTGATCAGCAAAGGAATTTAGGAGAAACAGTTAGATCACCGAGATGGGCAATAGCTTTTAAATTTCAGGCAGAAACAAAGACAACAAAAATAAATGAAATAAAATTACAAGTAGGTAGTACAGGAATAATAACTCCTGTAGCAGAATTAGAACCTATTAAACTTGAAGGTACAATAGTAAAAAGATGTTCTTTACACAACTTTGAATATATAAAATTAAAAGATATAAAAGAAAAAGATACGGTAGTAATTCAAAAAGCGGGAGGAATAATTCCTCAAATAGTTAATGTTGTAAAAGAAAAAAGAACTGGAAAAGAAATAAAAGTAGAAGAACCTTTAAGATGTCCTGTATGTAATTCCGAAACAGGAAAATTAAATCCTAGTGAAGTAGCCATAAGATGTTTAAACCCATTGTGTCCTGAAAAACTTGCAAGAAGTCTGGAAAAATTTGTATCGAGAGAAGCCATGAATATTGAAGGATTAGGTCCAAAATTAATAAAAAGAATGGTAGAAGCTAAAATAATAAAAGATATATCAGATATATATTATATAAAAGATACAGACCTCTTTTCATTGGGTGAAGGGATTGGAGAAAAAACTGTAGAAAATCTTTTAAAGGAAATAGAAAAATCAAAAAATCAATCTCTTGAATATGTTTTAAATGGTCTTGGTATACCATTAGTAGGCAAAAAAACAGCTAAAGATTTATCAAAATATTTCAAAAATATAGATAATATAAAAAATTCTAATACAGATAAATTAAAAGAAGTTGATGGTATTGGAGAAGATATTGCTAAATCTTTAAAAATATTTTTTGAAGAAGAAATAACACAAAAAATATTAAATAAATTAAAAAATGCAGGAATAAACTTTGAATACAAAAATGGACAAGAAAATGGAATACTAATAAATACAATAATTTCTCAAACTGGAACTCTAAAAAATATGTCAAGAAAAGAATTTTCAGATTATATAGAAAAAAAAGGTGGAATATTTTCATCAAGCGTAACTAAAAAAGTAGATATACTTGTGATCGGAGAAAATCCAGGTTCGAAACTTGAAAAAGCCAGAAAATATCAAATACCTGTAATGGAAGAAGATGAATTTTTTAATAAATATTAA
- a CDS encoding GatB/YqeY domain-containing protein, producing MIKKQIMEDLKKYMKEKNKIALNAVKLLNNEIKNLEKERQEELKEDEIIKIVQKQIKMRNDSIEQYNKAGRSELAENEEEEIKYISKYMPEQLDDEELEKIIKNCIEELGGEITPKEFGKLMGKVMPKVKGKADGTRVNKIVKKLVG from the coding sequence ATGATAAAAAAACAAATAATGGAAGATCTAAAAAAATACATGAAGGAAAAAAATAAAATAGCTTTAAATGCTGTAAAACTTTTAAATAATGAAATTAAAAATTTAGAAAAAGAAAGACAAGAAGAATTAAAAGAAGATGAAATAATAAAAATAGTACAAAAACAAATAAAAATGAGAAATGATTCAATAGAACAATATAATAAAGCCGGAAGATCAGAACTTGCTGAAAATGAAGAAGAAGAAATTAAATATATTTCAAAATATATGCCGGAACAATTAGATGATGAAGAACTTGAAAAAATAATAAAAAATTGTATAGAAGAACTTGGTGGAGAAATTACACCTAAAGAATTTGGAAAATTAATGGGAAAAGTAATGCCAAAAGTTAAAGGAAAGGCAGATGGAACTAGGGTAAATAAAATAGTAAAAAAGTTGGTGGGTTAA
- a CDS encoding TolB family protein, whose protein sequence is MKKTLIFILFILFYSMVYSSGVIKANLGIKTLTNTFIERSIIEKISNLAQKSYNIKLINKKQKANPTKDATNTYEEIKNDYYGGYDAFITLSTDSSMTFINYSIEIKNKNFQYIKSIEDNKEWVEKFSVDILEELAVKRFYLDKSWNILQLTYYEGVDEYSYFDDDKLYFISDRYIKNREVYIWDFMKSKKDKIKLELSSEYFPQASINHKKIVFQSTMFGKWDIVIYDLENEEFKRITSENENGYSPYFWDQNTILYTANDKKSKYTQIWKYDINTGEKTQITDQQKLVIFRPTKYEENKILFYATNLETANSSIYYIENGEIINLFKNDNNQSDNWSNKNGEIVYSQFTDGNYKIFYHYENMEKNLTYTIKDDCYYPMITENGEYVFFSLYYGDSEPDIYIIRL, encoded by the coding sequence ATGAAAAAAACTTTAATTTTTATATTATTTATTTTATTCTATTCTATGGTTTATTCTTCAGGGGTAATAAAAGCTAATTTAGGGATTAAAACATTAACAAATACTTTTATAGAACGATCAATAATAGAAAAAATATCAAATCTAGCTCAAAAATCATATAATATAAAATTAATAAATAAAAAACAAAAAGCAAATCCAACTAAAGATGCAACAAATACCTATGAAGAAATTAAAAATGATTATTATGGAGGATATGATGCATTTATAACTCTTAGTACAGATTCTTCGATGACTTTTATAAATTATTCCATAGAAATAAAGAATAAAAATTTTCAATATATAAAATCTATAGAGGATAATAAAGAGTGGGTTGAAAAATTTAGTGTTGATATATTAGAAGAACTTGCAGTAAAAAGATTTTATTTAGATAAATCATGGAATATACTTCAACTGACATATTATGAAGGGGTGGATGAATACTCATATTTTGATGATGATAAATTATATTTTATAAGTGACAGATATATAAAAAATAGAGAAGTTTATATATGGGATTTCATGAAATCAAAAAAAGATAAAATAAAATTAGAACTTTCATCAGAATATTTTCCTCAAGCTTCTATAAATCATAAAAAAATAGTATTTCAATCGACAATGTTTGGAAAATGGGATATAGTAATATATGATTTAGAAAATGAAGAATTTAAAAGAATAACATCTGAAAATGAGAATGGATATTCTCCATATTTTTGGGATCAAAACACGATATTATACACAGCAAATGATAAAAAATCAAAATATACACAAATTTGGAAATATGATATAAATACAGGAGAAAAAACTCAAATAACAGATCAACAAAAACTTGTTATTTTTAGACCAACAAAATATGAAGAAAATAAAATACTTTTTTATGCGACAAATTTAGAAACTGCTAACTCAAGTATATATTATATAGAAAATGGTGAAATAATAAATCTATTTAAAAATGATAATAATCAATCCGATAATTGGTCAAACAAAAATGGAGAAATAGTATATTCCCAATTTACTGATGGGAATTATAAAATATTTTATCATTATGAAAACATGGAAAAAAATCTAACATATACAATAAAAGATGATTGTTATTATCCTATGATAACAGAAAATGGTGAATATGTTTTTTTTAGTTTATATTATGGCGATAGTGAACCGGACATATATATAATAAGACTATAA
- a CDS encoding GAF domain-containing protein: MRSVFKDKTNTFFEILTYNLFDWDKAWQKYKENNYEIINYYQNKNKINDIEASEKLKKMGRRYLDKAFWFREPIINEIKSNIINMITQNTEKFELNRADYTIEILGLFGEKPHQFIETYKGNIIVIDFMYFYNHKDEITLEEIIKNAINDYLKNIKYDEKRKIFWVLIDNIKKIINDNPKNMKNAMEKICKIIDKKLDYYNWIGFYMVGKQKDILELGPYIGEPTEHLNIKFGEGICGQAASTEKTFIISDVNKEKNYLSCSEKTKSEIVVPIFNKKGKVVGEIDIDSHKISPFDEKDKQFLEEVSDMIKKQYF; this comes from the coding sequence ATGAGAAGTGTATTCAAAGATAAAACAAATACTTTTTTTGAAATACTCACATATAATCTTTTTGATTGGGATAAAGCATGGCAAAAATATAAAGAAAATAATTATGAAATAATAAATTATTATCAAAATAAAAATAAAATAAATGATATAGAAGCTTCAGAAAAACTAAAAAAGATGGGAAGAAGATATTTAGATAAAGCTTTTTGGTTTAGAGAACCAATAATAAATGAAATAAAATCAAATATAATAAATATGATAACTCAAAATACAGAAAAATTTGAATTAAATAGAGCTGATTATACAATAGAAATTTTGGGATTATTTGGTGAAAAACCTCATCAATTTATAGAAACCTATAAGGGAAATATAATAGTAATAGACTTTATGTATTTCTATAATCATAAAGATGAAATAACTCTCGAAGAAATAATAAAAAATGCAATAAATGATTATTTAAAAAATATAAAATATGATGAAAAAAGGAAAATATTTTGGGTTTTAATAGATAATATAAAAAAAATAATAAACGATAATCCAAAGAATATGAAAAATGCAATGGAAAAGATTTGCAAAATAATAGATAAAAAATTAGACTATTACAATTGGATAGGTTTTTACATGGTTGGAAAGCAAAAAGACATATTAGAACTGGGACCATATATTGGTGAACCAACAGAGCATTTAAATATAAAATTTGGTGAAGGGATATGTGGACAAGCTGCTTCAACAGAAAAAACATTCATAATATCTGATGTAAACAAAGAAAAAAATTATTTATCTTGTTCAGAAAAAACAAAATCAGAAATAGTTGTTCCCATATTTAATAAAAAGGGAAAAGTTGTTGGTGAAATAGATATAGATTCACACAAAATATCACCTTTCGATGAAAAAGACAAACAATTTTTGGAAGAAGTTTCTGACATGATAAAAAAACAGTATTTTTAG
- a CDS encoding NUDIX hydrolase — MKKNEFINKINNFQSKHLGIKNKYAVLIPLIEINEQLHIIYEIRSKKLKTQPGEVSFPGGKIEKGESPLEATIRETQEELLIKKEDIRIISEGDILISPYNFLLYSYIGIIEKDLRDINPSKDEVDHIFTVPIDYFINEKPQKYIINIDTNTEKNFPYHLIPEGEKYNWRKGIYPVYFYKYKNYIIWGMTARFTKEMIKRIK, encoded by the coding sequence ATGAAAAAAAATGAGTTCATTAATAAAATAAATAATTTTCAATCAAAACATTTGGGAATAAAAAATAAATATGCTGTTTTAATTCCTTTGATAGAAATAAATGAACAACTTCATATAATATATGAAATAAGATCAAAAAAATTAAAAACTCAACCAGGAGAAGTATCATTTCCTGGAGGAAAAATTGAAAAAGGAGAATCTCCTTTAGAAGCAACTATTAGAGAAACTCAAGAAGAGTTGTTAATAAAAAAAGAAGATATAAGAATAATATCAGAAGGGGATATTTTAATATCGCCATATAATTTTTTATTATACTCTTATATAGGTATAATAGAAAAAGATTTAAGAGATATAAATCCATCAAAAGATGAAGTAGATCATATATTTACAGTACCAATTGATTATTTTATAAATGAAAAACCTCAAAAATATATTATAAATATAGATACAAATACTGAAAAAAATTTTCCATATCATTTAATACCAGAAGGTGAAAAATATAATTGGAGAAAAGGCATATATCCTGTATATTTTTATAAATATAAAAATTATATAATATGGGGAATGACTGCAAGATTTACAAAAGAGATGATAAAAAGAATAAAATAA
- a CDS encoding dTMP kinase has protein sequence MKGKLIVIESGSDSSGKATQTKLLFDKLKDFDFNCMKVEYPNYDSNSSALVKMYLNGEFGENPNDVDPYTSSTFFAVDRYASFKKEWESFYVNRGLVLADRYTTSNMVHQGSKYDNLDEKNLFLNWLWDLEFNKMKLPIPDLVIFLDVPIEFSFKLLEERKAKSKVEDIHEKNLDYLKITYDNSKYIAKKYNWHIINCVENNNLRSQEDISNEIFNYVIKYIK, from the coding sequence TTGAAAGGCAAATTAATTGTTATTGAATCTGGCTCAGATTCTAGTGGAAAGGCTACTCAAACAAAGTTACTTTTTGATAAACTCAAGGATTTTGATTTTAATTGTATGAAAGTTGAATATCCAAATTATGATAGTAATTCTTCAGCTTTGGTAAAAATGTATTTAAATGGTGAATTTGGAGAAAATCCAAATGATGTAGATCCTTATACTTCTTCAACTTTTTTTGCTGTTGATAGATATGCTTCTTTTAAAAAAGAATGGGAGTCTTTTTATGTCAATAGAGGTCTTGTTCTTGCTGATAGATATACTACGTCTAATATGGTTCATCAAGGTTCTAAATATGATAATCTTGATGAAAAAAATTTGTTTTTAAATTGGTTATGGGATTTAGAGTTCAATAAAATGAAACTTCCTATACCAGATTTAGTTATATTTTTAGATGTTCCTATAGAATTTTCATTTAAATTATTAGAAGAAAGAAAAGCTAAATCTAAAGTTGAAGATATCCATGAAAAAAATTTAGATTATTTGAAAATTACTTATGATAATTCTAAATATATAGCAAAAAAATATAATTGGCATATAATAAATTGTGTTGAAAACAATAATTTAAGATCTCAAGAAGATATATCAAATGAAATATTTAATTATGTTATTAAATATATAAAATAA
- a CDS encoding methyltransferase, with protein sequence MMNRIKDTYINMKLSNVEKTHMPNSASLFLIESSPLKNNLKILELGAGSGHVSIAISKMFENSIISCIEIQKSIFDSLKINLNLNNCNNIQAINDDVKNIKNYFESDSFDLIISNPPHYFGGRSSDDKSRFTARTFDDLESLNGFFYATKYALKNKKMANFVIHPSIFSPVISMMKNNKLEPHSMMTAYGNKNNNAQFISILCRKNGGTHFYIKPPYFLK encoded by the coding sequence ATGATGAATAGAATTAAAGATACCTATATAAATATGAAATTGAGTAATGTAGAGAAAACTCATATGCCAAATTCTGCTTCTTTATTTTTAATCGAATCAAGTCCTTTAAAAAATAATTTAAAAATTCTTGAATTAGGAGCCGGTTCAGGACATGTTTCAATCGCTATTTCTAAAATGTTTGAAAATTCTATTATTTCATGTATTGAAATTCAAAAATCTATTTTTGATTCTTTAAAAATAAATTTAAATTTGAATAATTGCAACAATATTCAAGCTATAAATGATGATGTTAAGAATATTAAAAATTATTTTGAAAGTGATTCTTTTGATTTAATAATTTCCAATCCTCCACATTATTTTGGTGGAAGATCAAGCGATGATAAAAGCAGATTTACTGCAAGAACTTTTGATGATTTAGAATCTTTAAATGGTTTTTTTTATGCAACTAAATATGCTTTAAAAAATAAAAAAATGGCAAATTTTGTCATTCATCCTTCAATATTTTCTCCTGTAATTTCAATGATGAAAAATAATAAACTTGAGCCTCATTCAATGATGACCGCTTATGGTAATAAAAATAATAATGCCCAATTTATAAGTATTTTATGTAGAAAAAATGGTGGAACTCATTTTTATATAAAACCACCTTATTTTTTAAAATGA
- the hflC gene encoding protease modulator HflC: MKNKIMLILSLIIVFTVIFILFSSFYILDQTQQAAVLRFGEIKKIETEPGLHFKTPFIDNVDKFEKRIMIYDINPERLITADKKTIVVDTYALWKISNPKVFIESMRTVSTALTRIDDIIYSHVRDVIAKYNFEEILSKQRFNLLDEIKNRSENSLKEFGINIVDVRVKRTDLPQENTKAVYNRMNAERFSIAAQIRAEGKRESEKIKAEADKQVKIILSDARKESEIIRGTADASSIKIYSDAYSLDESFFELDKLTDIYKNSFKDSIITIPEDSPLLKYFHEVD, translated from the coding sequence ATGAAAAATAAAATAATGTTGATTTTATCTTTAATTATTGTATTTACTGTAATATTTATTTTATTTTCTTCTTTTTATATTTTAGATCAAACTCAACAAGCTGCTGTCTTAAGATTTGGAGAAATTAAAAAAATTGAAACTGAACCAGGACTCCATTTTAAAACTCCTTTTATCGATAATGTTGATAAATTTGAAAAGAGAATAATGATATATGATATAAATCCTGAAAGATTGATAACAGCTGATAAAAAAACTATAGTTGTTGATACTTATGCATTATGGAAAATATCTAATCCTAAAGTTTTTATTGAAAGTATGAGAACGGTGTCCACTGCTTTAACAAGAATTGATGATATCATATACTCTCATGTTAGAGATGTTATTGCAAAATATAATTTTGAAGAAATTTTATCTAAACAAAGATTTAATTTATTAGATGAAATAAAAAATAGAAGTGAAAATTCATTAAAAGAATTTGGTATCAATATCGTAGATGTTAGAGTTAAAAGAACAGATTTACCTCAAGAAAATACTAAAGCAGTATACAATAGAATGAATGCTGAGAGATTTTCTATAGCTGCTCAAATAAGAGCTGAAGGTAAAAGAGAATCTGAAAAAATTAAAGCTGAAGCTGATAAACAAGTAAAAATAATTTTATCTGATGCAAGAAAAGAATCTGAAATAATAAGAGGAACTGCGGATGCAAGCTCTATAAAAATTTATTCAGATGCCTATTCATTAGATGAATCTTTCTTTGAACTCGATAAATTAACTGATATTTATAAAAATTCTTTTAAGGATAGTATAATAACAATTCCAGAGGATTCTCCTCTTTTGAAATATTTCCATGAGGTGGATTAA
- the hflK gene encoding FtsH protease activity modulator HflK: MADYEVYNPEYSQEEKKKKNFNPKKLIIILIIIGIGIYFLTGIYQVGPSEVSLVKTFGKYTYTSGPGIHYNLPLPIQSRTILDIRSVKKIEIGFDTDGFTKQASYSSNVDESNMITGDENILSVEAVVQYRINDPVKFVFNLTSDYDLVKFTTESILRERVALSEIDDVLTAERDEIAMETAKIVQETLNEYDAGILIENVYLQDVNPPDPVVAAFNDVNNAKQDKEKSINEAQRYSNDVIPNAEGEAQKILREAESYAYEKVAIATGESEKFKSILKEYQAAENITKKRLILDSIKEMLESSKIKIISDNGGTLKLLNLDEVLGGDVK, from the coding sequence ATGGCTGATTATGAAGTTTATAATCCTGAATATTCACAAGAAGAAAAGAAAAAGAAAAATTTTAACCCTAAAAAGCTCATTATAATTCTTATTATTATTGGAATTGGTATTTATTTTTTAACAGGAATTTATCAGGTTGGTCCATCTGAAGTTTCTTTAGTAAAAACTTTTGGAAAATATACTTATACTTCAGGTCCTGGTATTCATTATAATCTCCCTTTACCAATACAATCAAGAACTATATTGGATATAAGATCTGTTAAAAAGATTGAAATTGGATTTGATACTGATGGTTTTACAAAACAAGCATCATATTCTTCAAATGTTGATGAATCAAATATGATAACTGGTGATGAAAATATTTTAAGTGTTGAAGCTGTTGTTCAATATAGAATTAATGATCCAGTTAAATTTGTTTTTAATCTCACAAGTGATTATGATCTTGTAAAATTTACTACAGAAAGTATTTTAAGGGAAAGAGTAGCTTTATCAGAAATAGACGATGTTTTAACTGCTGAAAGAGATGAAATTGCTATGGAAACAGCAAAAATTGTTCAAGAAACACTTAATGAATATGATGCTGGAATTTTAATAGAAAATGTTTATTTACAAGATGTTAATCCTCCTGATCCTGTTGTTGCAGCTTTTAATGATGTTAACAATGCAAAACAAGATAAAGAAAAATCCATAAATGAAGCTCAAAGATATTCTAATGATGTTATTCCTAATGCCGAAGGTGAAGCACAGAAAATACTCAGAGAAGCTGAATCTTATGCTTATGAGAAAGTTGCCATCGCAACAGGTGAGTCAGAAAAATTCAAATCAATTTTAAAAGAGTATCAAGCTGCTGAAAATATCACTAAAAAGAGATTAATTCTTGATTCAATAAAAGAAATGCTCGAATCATCTAAAATAAAAATAATTTCGGATAATGGTGGAACTCTAAAATTGTTGAATCTCGATGAGGTTCTTGGTGGTGATGTAAAATGA
- a CDS encoding thioredoxin family protein gives MNLKYFISENCGVCHAMEPKIKKIAEELKINFEVFEISKNKEISGQLLIFTVPVLILFNDNLEIKRWVRNFSMIELKKYLIDYKSYFI, from the coding sequence ATGAATTTAAAATATTTTATTTCTGAAAATTGTGGTGTTTGTCATGCTATGGAACCTAAAATCAAAAAAATAGCTGAAGAACTTAAAATCAATTTTGAAGTTTTTGAAATTTCTAAGAACAAAGAAATATCTGGTCAATTATTAATTTTTACTGTTCCGGTTTTGATTCTTTTTAATGATAACTTAGAAATTAAAAGATGGGTAAGAAATTTTTCTATGATAGAATTAAAAAAATATCTTATTGATTATAAATCATATTTTATTTGA
- a CDS encoding replication-associated recombination protein A, with translation MKDQTPLYEKIRPKNLDEVLSNKILINIIKKWVENSTLKSFVISGKPGSGKTTIIRALLNQIENDYEIYSISGAIEGSKTLKKIINIEENLFSKQKILFVDEIHRLNRSEQDTLLLALEKGDIILMGATTENPAISLNPALLSRLLLFKVQNLSDDDYEKIFQKIKECYPNSIISNEVKNLLKDYFGDDIRRLINLLEAIFESGEKEINKEIISNFISTNLTYNIEDKYNYISAYIKSIRGSDPDAALLYLSYMLENGEDPMYIARRIVVHASEDIGLADPNALNIAVSAMIATEHIGYPECYLALSEATIYLCSTSKSNSVLNAYNKAKEFMINNKFEIPKKLLNPLNKTMKSQGFGKGYKYPHDYGGFYKYNYMPDKYKDKIFYEPLNKGLEKKIKIKLQNFWKDIKKYNEE, from the coding sequence ATGAAAGATCAAACGCCATTATATGAAAAAATAAGGCCAAAAAATTTAGATGAAGTTTTGTCTAATAAAATTTTAATAAATATAATAAAAAAATGGGTGGAAAATTCTACTCTAAAATCTTTTGTAATATCAGGAAAACCTGGAAGTGGAAAAACGACAATAATAAGAGCTTTATTAAATCAAATTGAAAATGATTATGAAATATATTCAATATCTGGAGCGATAGAAGGATCAAAAACTTTAAAAAAAATAATAAATATAGAAGAAAATTTATTTTCAAAACAAAAAATACTTTTTGTAGATGAAATACACAGATTAAATAGATCTGAACAAGATACCTTATTATTAGCCCTTGAAAAAGGAGATATAATATTGATGGGAGCTACAACTGAAAATCCAGCTATAAGTCTAAATCCAGCTCTTCTATCAAGATTATTACTTTTTAAAGTGCAAAATCTTTCAGATGATGATTATGAAAAAATATTCCAAAAAATAAAAGAATGTTATCCAAATTCAATAATAAGTAATGAAGTAAAGAATTTATTAAAAGATTATTTCGGAGATGATATAAGAAGATTAATAAACCTTCTCGAGGCTATTTTTGAAAGTGGTGAAAAAGAAATAAATAAAGAAATAATATCAAATTTTATATCTACTAATTTGACATATAATATTGAAGATAAATATAACTATATATCAGCATATATAAAAAGTATAAGAGGTTCAGATCCTGATGCTGCATTATTATATTTATCATATATGCTTGAAAATGGAGAAGATCCTATGTATATTGCAAGAAGAATTGTAGTACATGCCAGTGAAGATATAGGACTTGCAGATCCAAATGCTTTAAATATAGCTGTTTCAGCTATGATTGCTACAGAACATATAGGGTATCCAGAATGTTATTTAGCTCTTTCTGAAGCAACGATATATTTATGTTCAACTTCTAAGTCAAACTCAGTACTCAATGCATATAATAAAGCAAAAGAATTTATGATAAATAATAAATTTGAAATTCCAAAAAAACTATTAAATCCATTAAATAAAACTATGAAAAGCCAAGGTTTTGGCAAAGGATATAAATATCCACATGACTATGGAGGATTTTATAAATACAATTATATGCCTGATAAATATAAGGATAAAATTTTTTATGAACCTTTAAACAAAGGATTAGAAAAGAAAATAAAAATAAAATTACAAAATTTTTGGAAAGATATAAAAAAATATAACGAAGAATGA
- a CDS encoding S4 domain-containing protein, protein MRLDKYLKNIKIAKRRIIAHDLCSNGKVTKNSYSLKPGYEVKPNDEINIDLGKKEILIKVIDEKSFEIIKELNKI, encoded by the coding sequence ATGAGATTGGATAAGTATCTAAAGAACATTAAAATAGCTAAGAGACGAATTATAGCTCATGATTTATGTTCAAATGGAAAAGTAACAAAAAATTCATATTCTTTAAAACCAGGTTATGAAGTAAAACCCAATGATGAAATCAATATCGATCTTGGTAAAAAAGAAATTTTAATCAAGGTCATAGATGAAAAATCATTTGAAATCATCAAAGAATTAAATAAAATATAA